The window ACTGTCGCTGGCAATCACGGCACAGGTAAAGTCCACTACATTACCGCGCAACTCAATATTGATCTCACCCAACGACGTATCCGCCCTACTTAGCGAGGTAAACGACAGCGCGGCAGCAACCACCAACAGTATGCGAATGACCATTGCGCGCCTCTTAGTCATAATCTACTCGCAGATATCCACGGGCAGTAAATGGCCCTTCCGCCGGTTTATTGCCCGTCACGCTAACCGGCCACGCCCGGATACTGACGCTCGCCGCGGCGTTATCATCCAGGCGAAACGGAATGGTGCTGGACAGGTTGTTAGGTGTTAGCGGTACGCCGCTGCTGTCGGCAACAATAAAGCCTAAATCGGCGTTGTCCGACACCATCATTTGCCCCGAAGATTTTTCAGCCTCCACGCGCATGGTCAGGTAGGCCTGCGCGGCAACATTGGTACATTTTATGGCCATCGTTTTAGTCTGCGGATTAACGCCTTCTGGCCGATTTCCAGCCCCAGCTTTGCTAAACAACGACGCCCCGATATCACCAAAATCAAACTCGACAACCTGTCCGGCATTCACTTCGCAGTTTTGCGGCACCTCGACCTTGCCGCTGTAGCTGATGGTGTATACCGGCACACTCAGGGCATCGCCGATGCTGGTCGTGACATAGACCCTGAACATCGTTTGGCGGGGGATCGGTACCATGTTAATAAATGAGCGGATCACTTTTAATTTGAATACCAGCTTTGAATCCATGACGCCAAAGGGTTTCTGCTTAGGTACGTTTGGGTGAGTTCCCATACGAATATCGTTACGTGGAGGATAAAACAGCCCGGCATAGCTGTCGGTGATACTCATAGCCCCCAACAGGTAATCATTCAGCTTCAAATACTGAAAGCCCCCTTCCGTACTTTGCACCGGGAGTTCCGTCACGTAGCTGCGGTAGGTGTAATTTACCGTCGTCCCCGCAGGACAGGTCGCATTAACCCCAACCCAGCCGGACTTTTCCGGCAACGTCACGACCTGACCGGGGCGGTTATTACTGCTGTTAAAGACGTTCGACAGATCGTAAAACACATCCGTCGGCGTGCCGTTCGAATTCTGGCAGACCGTGGCCCATGACGAATTTGCCAGCAGCAGTAAAGCGCT of the Citrobacter freundii genome contains:
- the fimH gene encoding type 1 fimbria D-mannose specific adhesin FimH: MKRQTGWLLGSALLLLANSSWATVCQNSNGTPTDVFYDLSNVFNSSNNRPGQVVTLPEKSGWVGVNATCPAGTTVNYTYRSYVTELPVQSTEGGFQYLKLNDYLLGAMSITDSYAGLFYPPRNDIRMGTHPNVPKQKPFGVMDSKLVFKLKVIRSFINMVPIPRQTMFRVYVTTSIGDALSVPVYTISYSGKVEVPQNCEVNAGQVVEFDFGDIGASLFSKAGAGNRPEGVNPQTKTMAIKCTNVAAQAYLTMRVEAEKSSGQMMVSDNADLGFIVADSSGVPLTPNNLSSTIPFRLDDNAAASVSIRAWPVSVTGNKPAEGPFTARGYLRVDYD